The sequence TATGATATTGATTTTAAAGATTTACAGGATAGATTAAAGAATCGACATGCTTATGAAAAATATTACTATGTTGAAAGTCTATCATTAAATTTAGTTACTCAGAATCATTCAAATTTTATTTTTCCAGGTATTACAACATCTTATAATAGACAACTGGACTTATCAGGGTGTTTAACATTAAAAAAACCTTCGAAAATTATAAACCAATCAGATGAATATGTGCGTTACTTCGAGACTAAATTAGAAGAATATACCACAGAAGGAAAACAAAAAAATATAAATGAGATTTTATCGATTTATGATGAATTATTTGACTTATTATTAAAACACGATATTGTATGAATAATGTTCATATTGCAAACAGCTTGGCTACCAGTATTTGGTCTTCACTCAAGATTGCGATTGAGAATAATAGCCCCGAAACTGTAAACACTTTTGTAAATTTTTTAAGAAAAATTTTACGAAAAACATTAAAATATAAAAAGATTGAAACTTTTAATCAATTTATAATTTTTCCAGATACGATCTATACAACTATAAAACAACAACAGAGTAAATACCAATTAAAAGGAGAGAAAATATTTTTTGTAGCTGATGAAATGTCACGTCACATAAGTGAAATAATTACATTGATTAGAATTTTAACAAAAGATGAATCTAATAAATTATTAATCATTGATTTTTATTATGAGGCTTTTAGAAGTTTTAATGATCTATTATATAGACAGACTACATTTTATGACTGGGAAATGTTGGCCTCATCGATAAAAAAATATCGATATTTAACTGGTGATTTATTTGCTGATCCAAGTAGTAAATACCGCTTAAATATTTTAATTTCTGAAAGTTACGGAGATGAAAATACTGAAGAAATACAAAAAATTAAAGCTGATTTAGAGGTTCAATCTCGAGTCAGTAATTATGGGAGGCAAACCCTTTCTGGCCTTAAATATTGGCTCTATTTACTGTACGATGAGGGTATAATTGATACTGAGAATTTACTTAGACTATTGCAAGTAGTTAAAGAAGTTCAGATAAATGATTTAGACAAAGAGATTAAGGATCTCTTTTTTTTCAGAACTTCAAATCTATCACAGTACATGGGGTGGAAACACTGGGACTTCATGGGTCGGCCTGAAATGGAATCGTTTAGACCTCCGATGGTTTCAAACTGGATGACTACCGGATTTGTAATCGATAGAATAAGGACGAAGAACTATTATTTTGATATATCTGAAATTAGCTCAAATCAAAAAATGACACTTCCTTTTCTATATGACGCAGTGCAAGAAGATATTCAAAAATTCAGAAAAGACTATGAGAAATGGCAAAAAATATTGTTGGTGAGAAATATTGATGAATATGATAGGATAGCAAAAAACTTATTAGCTTCTATAGCATTTGCAAAGCGAGTGATCGTAAGTGAGGAAGAAAAATTATTAGCTGAAAAAGATCTTGATGATAGTAAAATAAGATGGTTTACAATACAAATGCAAGATGCGTGGAAAATCGAAACTAGGATTAGAAAAATTTTTAACATTTTAGGGGATATTATGGAGGTTTCCGAGGATTATCCGGGAATTAAAAAATTAGAACAGCACAACTTTATTGAAAATGGTAAAAAATTATTTAATAAAGATGATTATGTGAACGCAAAAAATGGATTGGATCATTTTGCTACGGGATTTGGAAAAATGGAAAATGACCTGTTTATTGAAATTGTCGAGAATTGTGATCCGGTGATTATCCATGAAACATCCCTATTACTTTTACTCGATTCCGCCCTTGCACAAATGCAAAGAAATTCAATTACAACTACTGCTATTATTTTGGAATCTGAATATCTCTATAAAGATGAAGAATTTTTCAGATCAGATAGGTATACTGGTTACTACAATCCTATATATCATGATGATACTATGAATTTTTTTGTATTAGGTGAATTTGACGGTATTCCCATATTTTTAGTAGATAGCCCATTGTTGAAAGATAAAGTAGTCATCAGCAATTTTAAGAAAGCTTTTCTGATGCACCATATTGTTAATGAAGCCTGGTTTGAGAATGAATTGTCTGTAGATGTAAATAAAATACCAGAAGAATTGGTTGAAGAAAAATACTTCGAAAATCCAAGTGTATGGCAACAGACTGATGAGGGTATTCTTTTATCCGAGGAGGACGCAAAAATTAAAATACGTAATTCAATTACAATAGACTTTGAAAGATTTGTAGATTTTGAGGTTAAGGATAAGACTCAATTCATTGTTGGTCATATTATAGAATCTAATAATATATAATATAAGACCATTAGCGATAAACAAAATATTATAAAGGTTAATTACACTTATATAACTTATTCTAATACAATGATTAACTTCAAAATTCACATTTTTTTACAGAAAAACCACATAAATACATTTAATTGTAATGTGATTAGTTAATCGTGATCAATCTGAACTCTATTTGAATAGATTAAAAAGCTTTTTTAAAGTGATATTTTATAGCTGATTTCTACATTTGTATCGATATAAGCTGTAAATTGTAACAAACTAATTTGTGAAAACTTGCCTTATTCTAATTATGATGTAGTCTTTCTTTATAATCCTAGAGACAAGACAGTGCCACATCAAATATAACCGGAGGTACTTAGCCACTGACCAACTTCCTCAATAGAGTATAAGAGCTCTATTGAGCGTAACGTAACGAAAAAAGTAATTCTTAATATATTATAGAACATTAACCAAATTTTAATTATGGAAGACAACTTAACTTATGAATTTTTTATACGCAGATGTTGGAACTGCGATAGATTTAAACATGGAGCCAATACTGATGACTGGGAACGTCTGACAATCAATCATTTTAATTACAAAAACCCTAAACCTGGTGTTAAGGAAGATCAGTTAGAGCGCACATATCATAAGAAACTAGATGAAATAAAAGAACATTTAGACAAAGCTTTTAACAAGCTTAGTTCAGTATTGGCTAAGAAAAAAATACCCGCGTCTGTAATTGACGATATTGCTAAATACAAGACACAAGTTGCTGATAGTACACAACCGCAAGAAATAATGGATTGCCTAAATAGTACAATTCCTATTCTGGACGAATACGACATTCGTCTTAAATAAATATTTGACGGCTGTCTTTTTGACAGCCGTTACTATTTTCAAAACTCTTCCTCTCACTACTACTCTGTATATCTGTAGTAGTCGGTTGAATATATTTTAAATTAAGTAATTCAAATATGAACATCAAATGTGAACAATAATTTCTTTTTTTGTATAAAAAATTATAACAAAAGCCATTCAATAAAAAGATTAAAAAACATCGATTACAAAAAATGAACATTCTACACTACATATTTTGCTACTTTGTTTCTTAGTGACATAACTTTTAGATTTTAATGATTAATATTTCAGATAAGAGACGTTCACTGTTTTCTCAAATCTCTGTGGCAAAGTTGTAGATCCCAACAAGGCTCAGTCGGTTATAAACTATTTAAATTCGTTTGTAGTCGTTTACGATCGGATAAACAAAACAAAAAATACACTATAGGAATTATTTTATAGAGTAAAAAAATGTTGATTTAATTTGAAAAACAAAAATTCACAAAGTAATTAGTCACTAATGCACGATTTTTTTTATTCGTGCATTAGTGGCTATTTAATTTAGATTTAAATTATTTTTGTATTGTGTTCTATACAAAAAGGTAGTACAAAGATTTTTGAATATAAAGAAATGAGTATATGAAGAAGCTGGAGATTAAAAAGAATATTCAAAAGGAAGAGGATAAAAATCTTTCTTTTCGGGTTTTTGATTTAACCAATGACTCTTTGAAAGAGTATGGTAAGCCACACAAAAAAGATCATTTTTTTATTATCGTTATTGAAAATGGGACTTTACAACTGCATATTGAGGATAAGATTCATTTTTTGAAGCCAGGGAAAATCTCTGTGGTATTTCCGGAGCAGGTGCATTTTATTTCTGATATAAGTAATGACCTGAAAGGAAAAATCATTCTGTTTGAAGAAATATTATTCTGTTCAGATATTTTGAAAAACGAACTGAGTACTTATAATGTCAACCTTTCCACGCAGCTTCATTGTACCGTTTTGTCATCAGAAGACTTTCAGCAAAGTTTATATACAATCTCCATCATCAAAGGAATTTATCAGCATCCAAGCCTTATCAAAAAGGAACAGGCAAGGTTTCATATCAAAATTTTTCTGTTGGGGTTAATTGAATCTGTTCATGGACTTCATCCTATCTTGCATAAAGAAACACCCGACAAACCAATATATGTTCGTTTTAAAAAATTGTTGAATGAACATTACAAACAATACAGAACGGTTCAATATTATGCAGATGAACTGGCTATTAGCCCAAAAAAATTAAACTCCATTACAAAAAAGCATTGTGGAGAAACGGCCATTCAAGCCATTCATAACCGAATTTTAATAGAGATCAAACGGCAATTGATGTTTTCAGATCTTTCTCATAAAGAAATCGCCTTTGATCTTGGTTTCAATTCACCTTCTGCTCTCAATAAGTTTGTAAAGGCAAAATTGAAGGAAACCCCCACTGCTCTTCAACAGGAATTGGCGCAAATGTATAACACATAATCCTGTTTGTATAACATGGTCCGTCTGGGCTTATCTAATTTTGTCTCATTAAAATCAAACAAAAAAAATGAGCAAATTATTCATTGCAGGAGAAGTTTTCCATGGTGCCGGAAGTCTTTCAGAATTAGCAAATATTAAAGGTAAAAAAGCGGTAATCGTAACAGGAGGAAGCTCAATGAGAAAAAGCGGAACTCTGGATAAGGCCATCACTTATCTTACTGAAGCAGGAATAGAAACACAAATTTTCGAAGGTGTAGAAGAAGATCCGTCATCAGCAACTTGTATGAAAGGAGCTGAAATCATGAAAACATTTGAGCCTGATTGGGTGATTGGTTTAGGAGGTTGTTCTGCCATTGATGCCGCAAAAATCATGTGGGTATTTTACGAATATCCTGATGCCGATTTTGATGCGATGATAAAACCTTTCACGGTTCCTGTTTTAAGAAATAAGGCAAAATTTATCGCCATTCCATCCACAAGTGGTACAGGAACTGAAACTACAGGTCTTGCTGTAATTACCGACAGAGAAAAAGGGGTAAAATATCCTATCGTTTCTTATGAATTAACACCGGATATTGCTATCGTAGATGGAGAAATCTGTGCTTCAATGCCTGCACATGTGACTTCCAATACGGGGCTTGATGCATTGACTCACTGTGTGGAAGCTTTTGTTTCCAATATTGATAATAATATCGCAGATGCGCTTTCAAAAGGAGGCCTTGATATTGTTTTTAACAATTTAAAAGAAGCGGTAGAAAATCCAAACAATATTACAGCCCGTCAGAATATGCATGATGCTTCTTTTATGGCAGGTTTAGCTTTCAATAATGCATGGTTAGGAATTGTTCACTCATTATCTCATCAAGTTGGAGCGTTGTATGGGATTCCTCACGGAGCATCTAATGCTATTTTCCTTCCTAATGTTATCCGTTATAACGCTCAAGCTACAGAACGCTATCCAGATTTAGCCAGAGTTATTGGTAAAGAAACAGCTGAAGACCTTGCGCAGGCCATCGAGGCATTACGTTTAGAGGTTAATAATCCATCAGCCATAAAAGAATTTGGAATTTCAAGAGAAGATTGGGACAAAAATATTGATTATATCACGGCTAATGCACTTGCAGATCCTTGTACAGGTTTCAATCCTAGAGTTCCTTCTTTGGATGAATTAAAGTCAATTTATAATGCTTGTTATGAAGGGCTTGTTTACACTGAAGAATTGGTGGCAGGATAATTAATTTTGGTAATTATATACAATTTTACATTAATGCGGTTATCTTATTACTATGACTCTGTCATTCTGAATACAGACTGAAGGTCTGTGAACGTAGTTCAAAAGTGAAATGAAGAATCTAAGCGATATTATGAGATTCTTCCTTCGTCAGAAATCAAAGATTCGGCGTAGCCAATGACAGTGATGTAAAATTGTATATAGACACTATAATTTTATATTTAAATTTTAGCATAAAAAACAGGAAGTCTGATAAACTTCCTGTTTTTGCTATCATTACGCTCTCAGTTTTAAATTTTCTCACATTCAATGATGCTTTTCGCTTCTGTACCAATCTGAACAAGCCTGCTGAATTGTAATCCTGATTTTTCCAAAAGAACTTTAAACTCGCTCAATGTTCTTTCTCTTCCGGTAAGACAAGCCAGCATTACAATATCCAAAAGTTTGGCAATATGAGGCTGATTTAGAGAATCATCAGGAATAACGGCATCTATAATCAATAGTTTTGCTCCTTTTGGCATTGCATCATAGCAAACTTTTAAAATCTGAATACATTCCTCATCATTCCAGTCATGGATAATCCATTTCATGGTATATAAATCTGCTCCTTCCGGAACTTTTTCAAAAAAACTACCGATGGCAACAGAACATCTTCTTTTTAAATTTTCGGGGATAAGTTCCACAGTCTTTTCGATTACATTTTCTTCATCAAAAATGACCCCTGAACTATCGGATGCAGCATCCAGGATAGTATACATCATCACTCCATTTCCTCCGCCTATATCTACTATTTTTTTATAGGGACTGAAATCATAATTTTCCATAATTCCTTTTAGCTCCGTTCCTGACATTCCGGTCATCCCTTTTCCGAAGTTCTCCCCTATTTCCGGATGCTTTTTATAGTAAGTCCAAAGAGGCATTCTGTGAATATGATCAAAAGGGATTTCACCTGTCTGAACAGCGTAGGTAAGCTCTCCATACGCAGGAAAATGTTCTTTCATTATCGTAAGTACAAAATTCTTTGCTGTTCCTGGCACATCAGTCTGCAATGCTGCCCCAAAATCATTTAATGCAAAGATTTGGTTCTCTGATTCTTCAAAAATACCCACACTGCTTAATGCTCTCATGATTCTATACAATGCTTTTTCATTGGACTGTATTTCTTTTGCCAGCGATGAAATTGTTTTCGGGCCAGCTGCCAAATGATCTGCAATGTTTAATTCTGCGGCTGTCTTTACACAGCCGGCAATCCACACACCGCCTAATACTTGAAACATCTTCAAGGTAAATTCAGGTTTTACGGGTTGTTTTTTCATAGGAATAGTTTTTAATTGAGATTAAAGTTTACAATATCATAATTCAACAATAAGTGAAATTATGTATTTTATTCATAACTTACTGACATTTAAATTAAAAAAACAATTATAACCACTAGCTTATGTAAAAATTTATCAAAGAAATTATTTAAATTAGTCTTCATTGTTCAATCAAAATTCCATTAGAGATGCAGAATCGTTTTAAAAACATTGCAAAAGCAGGACTGTTTGTCCTATGTTCAAATTTTTCATATGCTCAAAAAACATATATCCCTGTTCCCCAATCTCAATTTGATTTAAGTGACTTTAACCTTCAGCTTCCTATTGAGAAAAACAATTCTATAACCATAATTAAAGGAGCAGATATTCCTAAGTTTTCTTCCGAGAATTTTTATTTTTCACCAGAGGACACGAGCATCCGTCTTTTTTGTTCTTCTGATGGCAAAACTACTCAGGGATCTCACTACCCCAGAACAGAACTACGACAAATTAGCGAATGGCATTTTGAAAACCAACATCATTTACAGGTTAAAATGGCGGTATTAAAGCAGCCTGGTACGGGAAAGATAATCATTGGACAGATCCATGGTAATTCCAAGGGAACGGAAGCTGTAAAAATCTGGTGGAATAATGGTAACCTTCAGGTTGGTTTTAAAAAAGAAGTTGATGATAAAGAACAACGCATTACTCTTTTGAAAAACATTCCTTTGGGACAAGTATTTGAATACTCTATTGAACAAAACAACTTAAATATTCAGGTAAAAATAAACCAACAAACGACTGTATTTAGCCTTGGAAATAGCTGGAAACACGAATCAGTTTATTTTAAAGCCGGGAATTATCTGCAAGACAATAAATTTCCGGTAACCTCCGGTACTGTGGCTATTTATCAAATTAAAACAAACAGCTAATCTGAAAGACCGGTTAAAGGCTGGTAATAATTTTTACTCTTGAAGGCTGCAATCTCCATATTATCCATTTACAAACGGATAATTCTGTATCTTTGTACTATCATCAAAAAAGAAGACAACCTCAATGAAGAAGACGATAAAAAGAACATTCAGAGTTTCGAAATATGTGATCTATAAGGAAACACTGGTTGATTACAAGGAGCATTTCTGGTCATTCTTAGGTGCTTTTTTCGGAATTGGACTGATTGCTTTTATACAGTCTCATTCTTTGACACAGACAGAAAACATATTTCTGATCGGTTCTTTTGGGGCTTCCAGTGTTCTGATTTATGGAGCCATTCAAAGTCCGTTAGCACAACCTAGAAATTTGATAGGTGGGCATGTGCTTTCAGCATTAGTAGGGGTTACAGTGTATCAAATTGTACCGGATATTATATGGATTTCGGCTCCATTGGCTGTGGCTTTTTCTATTGTATTGATGCAATACACAAAAACCCTGCATCCGCCAGGTGGAGCAACAGCTCTTATTGCGGTAAGTTCAACCGGAAAAATTCCGGAATTAGGCTATTGGTATGTTATCTCTCCGGTTCTTTCGGGGTGTATTATCCTGTTGCTTGTGGCTTTGTTTTTTAACAATATAACGCCCAACAGAAGCTACCCTTCTCACAGCAGGTTTATAAGATTGTTACGAAAAAAACATGCTCACGGGCACAAAATGAAAAAGTAAAACATATGAATTGTCTGGAATGTGGCGAAAAAATCATTGGGAGGTCTGATAAAAAATTCTGCAACGACGCCTGCCGGAATGCCTATAACAACAAGCAGAATAAAGATTCTACAAATCTGATGCGGAATATCAATAATAAACTCCGCAAAAACTACCGTATTCTCGTAGAAGTCAATATAGATGGCAAAACAAAGATTGCTAAATCCAAATTGGAAAGTCTCGGTTTTGATTTTGACTATTTCACCAATCTAAAGGTTTATAAAAACGGTTCTGAGTACAAGTTTATTTACGATTATGGCTATAAACTTTTAGAAGAAGACTTTGTTTTGATTGTTAAAAATCAAGCATAATCAACACCCCACCACAAAATATATCATTATGAAAGAAATTGTTTTGATTACCGGAGCA is a genomic window of Chryseobacterium nakagawai containing:
- a CDS encoding AraC family transcriptional regulator, with amino-acid sequence MKKLEIKKNIQKEEDKNLSFRVFDLTNDSLKEYGKPHKKDHFFIIVIENGTLQLHIEDKIHFLKPGKISVVFPEQVHFISDISNDLKGKIILFEEILFCSDILKNELSTYNVNLSTQLHCTVLSSEDFQQSLYTISIIKGIYQHPSLIKKEQARFHIKIFLLGLIESVHGLHPILHKETPDKPIYVRFKKLLNEHYKQYRTVQYYADELAISPKKLNSITKKHCGETAIQAIHNRILIEIKRQLMFSDLSHKEIAFDLGFNSPSALNKFVKAKLKETPTALQQELAQMYNT
- a CDS encoding iron-containing alcohol dehydrogenase, which codes for MSKLFIAGEVFHGAGSLSELANIKGKKAVIVTGGSSMRKSGTLDKAITYLTEAGIETQIFEGVEEDPSSATCMKGAEIMKTFEPDWVIGLGGCSAIDAAKIMWVFYEYPDADFDAMIKPFTVPVLRNKAKFIAIPSTSGTGTETTGLAVITDREKGVKYPIVSYELTPDIAIVDGEICASMPAHVTSNTGLDALTHCVEAFVSNIDNNIADALSKGGLDIVFNNLKEAVENPNNITARQNMHDASFMAGLAFNNAWLGIVHSLSHQVGALYGIPHGASNAIFLPNVIRYNAQATERYPDLARVIGKETAEDLAQAIEALRLEVNNPSAIKEFGISREDWDKNIDYITANALADPCTGFNPRVPSLDELKSIYNACYEGLVYTEELVAG
- a CDS encoding methyltransferase; this translates as MKKQPVKPEFTLKMFQVLGGVWIAGCVKTAAELNIADHLAAGPKTISSLAKEIQSNEKALYRIMRALSSVGIFEESENQIFALNDFGAALQTDVPGTAKNFVLTIMKEHFPAYGELTYAVQTGEIPFDHIHRMPLWTYYKKHPEIGENFGKGMTGMSGTELKGIMENYDFSPYKKIVDIGGGNGVMMYTILDAASDSSGVIFDEENVIEKTVELIPENLKRRCSVAIGSFFEKVPEGADLYTMKWIIHDWNDEECIQILKVCYDAMPKGAKLLIIDAVIPDDSLNQPHIAKLLDIVMLACLTGRERTLSEFKVLLEKSGLQFSRLVQIGTEAKSIIECEKI
- a CDS encoding polysaccharide lyase family 7 protein, giving the protein MQNRFKNIAKAGLFVLCSNFSYAQKTYIPVPQSQFDLSDFNLQLPIEKNNSITIIKGADIPKFSSENFYFSPEDTSIRLFCSSDGKTTQGSHYPRTELRQISEWHFENQHHLQVKMAVLKQPGTGKIIIGQIHGNSKGTEAVKIWWNNGNLQVGFKKEVDDKEQRITLLKNIPLGQVFEYSIEQNNLNIQVKINQQTTVFSLGNSWKHESVYFKAGNYLQDNKFPVTSGTVAIYQIKTNS
- a CDS encoding HPP family protein, giving the protein MKKTIKRTFRVSKYVIYKETLVDYKEHFWSFLGAFFGIGLIAFIQSHSLTQTENIFLIGSFGASSVLIYGAIQSPLAQPRNLIGGHVLSALVGVTVYQIVPDIIWISAPLAVAFSIVLMQYTKTLHPPGGATALIAVSSTGKIPELGYWYVISPVLSGCIILLLVALFFNNITPNRSYPSHSRFIRLLRKKHAHGHKMKK